The Aquipuribacter hungaricus DNA window TCGTCCACCTCGCGATGGACCGGGCCGAGCGCGCCGTCGCCGTCAAGGTGGTCCGGCCCAGCGTCGCCGCCGACCCCGAGACCCGGGCGCGGCTGGCGCGCGAGGTGCGCTCGCTGCTGCGGGTGCGCCACCCGCGCGTCGCCGAGGTCCTCGACGCCGACTTCGACGCCGAGCTGCCGTACGTCGTCATGCGCTACGTGCCCGGCGACCCGCTCGACGCGGTCGTCCGGCGCGACGGGCCGCTGACGGGCGGGCTGCTGGACGAGCTCGCCGTCGGGCTGTTCGAGGCCGTGGCCGCGGTGCACGCGGTCGGGGTCGTCCACCGCGACCTCAAGCCCGCCAACGTGCTCCTGCTCGACGGCTCGCCCGTGGTCATCGACTTCGGCATCGCCCGGGCCGTGGACGACGTGGCGCTCACCTCGACCGGCCTCATGGTCGGCACGCCGGGATACCTGTCGCCGGAGGTGCTCGAC harbors:
- a CDS encoding serine/threonine-protein kinase, which gives rise to MRAGQTVGEYRLLRVIGEGGMGVVHLAMDRAERAVAVKVVRPSVAADPETRARLAREVRSLLRVRHPRVAEVLDADFDAELPYVVMRYVPGDPLDAVVRRDGPLTGGLLDELAVGLFEAVAAVHAVGVVHRDLKPANVLLLDGSPVVIDFGIARAVDDVALTSTGLMVGTPGYLSPEVLDGTDVGTAADWWGWGAVVAYAATGRPPFKGGPLEAVWDRVRRGAADLEGVDPRWARVLAATLRADPASRPTPGQLADA